The DNA segment GGCAGCGGCTTCCATGGAAGTTTCATAACTAACTCCTGCCGCAGTAAGGATGCGCTGACCCTCTTCTTCATTGGTCCCGGTGAGTCGGATGACCAATGGTACTTCTCGTTCTGATTTTCCTAACACGGTGATAACACCATTAGCCACATCATCAGCCCGGGTGATCCCACCTAAAACATTTAAAAACACTACTTTTACCTGGGGATTGGAGATGACCAGGTTCAGTGCCCTGGCAATGTTTTCCTGTGATGCTCCTCCACCGATGTCCAGGAAGGTGGCTGGTTTTCCACCATAGAGTTTGATCATGTCCATACCAGTAAGGGTTAGACCGGCACCGTTGCCAATAACCGCAATATCCCCATCCAGTTTCACGTAAGCAAATTCATCACTGGGTTCAGTTTTAAGCTGTGCCAGGTCCCGATGACGGTACAGGGAATCATCATCAATGTCCAGTTTAGCATCGGCAGCAATAATTCCCTTTCTGGTGAGGACCAGGGGGTTTATCTCTGCTATATTGGCATCGTACCTTTGGAATATCTGGTAAAGTTTCCAGATGATCCCTCCAACTGGAGATATCAGATCGTTGGTTAGTCCCATTTTACGTGCTATTTCCCGTGCCTGATAGGGCATGAATTCGTCCAGGGGGTCCAGATGATATTTAAATATTTTTTCAGGGGCTTTACGGGCTACTTCCTCAATATCCACCCCACCAGCCTGACTGGCCATTATTAGGGGTTGGCGGGCGGATCGGTCCACTGCCACACTCAAATAAAATTCATTCTGAATATCAAGCATTTCCTCAACCAATACTTTTTGGACAGTTTCTCCCCGGATATCTGTTCCTAAAAGTTCTTTGGTAAGTTGATAAGCGAATAGGGGATTTTCAGCGAATTTAATACCCCCTGCTTTACCTCTTCCCCCTATAAGAACTTGAGATTTTATGGCCACTGATTTATCAATAGTTTCAGCTGCTTTTTGAGCTTCTTCAGGAGTTTCCACCATTATACTCTGTGGTGTGGGTATCCCACCTGCACGAAAAATCTCTTTGGCCTGGTATTCATGGATCTTCAAATTCTACACCTCCTGAGTGGAAAGTTCCATTCCGGCTTCAAAAGCAGACAGGTTTTTTTCCTCAGTTCCCGGAGGAACGCTTGCAGCTATGGCTTTTCGAGCTGATTCCTCCGATATGACCTTGGTGAAGCCAGTGATAGCACCGATCATTACGATATTGGCCACTATCCGCAACCCTACCTTTTCATCAGCAGTGCGGGTGGCTGGTGCATGGTAAACTTTAATATCATGTTCTTCCACAAATGAGCGAATCTTATCCTCCATTACCATGTCTGGATCAATTATGAGGATCCCTCCCTGTTTCAATCCATCAAGGTAAGCTATTAAGGCTTCATGGGACATGGCCACAAATATGTCCGGATGATGCACTTTAGGATAGTCAATTTCCTCATCACTGATGACTAGTTCGGTTCTGGATGCACCTCCACGTGCTTCAGGACCATATGACTGGGTTTGAACTGCATGTAATCCATCGTATAGGGCTGCAGCCTTACCTATGACTATTCCAGCCAGTATAACTCCCTGACCACCGAATCCAGCTATTCTTATTTCTTTACGCAAATTTAATCCCCCTGGTATGCTGATCTACTAGCAGATGGTTTTCCAGTTGTGCATTTAGCTTCCAGTAGCTGGCAGATCTTATCTGAGAATTCGGCTTCTTCTTTGTTCTGGAATTCTCCCACTATAATTTTCCCTTCCAGTTCCTCTTCAGAAAGCTTGTCTGCTCTTTTTTTAACAATACTCTCCTCTTTCATCCATTTCATCATTTCCACCGGAGTGCGCATCTTGTTCTTACGGCCAAAGTAGGTGGGACACTGGGAAATTACCTCAATAAAGGAGAATCCATTATTTTGAAGGCCTTTTTTAATGGCGTTGGAGAGTTGAACTGGCTGGGCCGTGGTCCAACGAGCCACATAGGTAGCTCCTGCAGCTTTAACCATTCGAGAAAGGTTAAATGGCCTTTCTATTGCCCCGTATGGTGCTGTTGATCCGTAACTTCCCTTGGGACTGGTGGGGCTGATCTGTCCTCCGGTCATTCCGTAGATGCTGTTGTTGATACATATGACGGTGAGGTTGATGTTACGACGTGCTCCGTGGATTAGATGGTTTCCCCCTATGGCTGCTGCGTCTCCATCTCCAGTGAATACCACCACCTGGTTTTCCGGGTTGGCCAGTTTGATGCCTGTGGCAAATGATATGGGACGGCCATGGGTGGTGTGTAAGGAGTCACATTTAACATAGCCTGGTATTCGGGAGGAACATCCAATCCCTGATACCATTATCACATCTTCAAAGTCCACCTCTGCCATTTCCATGCCGTTGAAGAATGTGTTCATGATAATTCCATTTCCGCATCCTGCGCAGAATATGTGGGGAAGTCTATCCTTCCTTAAGTACTTCATAAAACGGTTTTCCCTGTTTTTGTCCATCTTTTCCATCTCCATGGGATGAAATCATACGTATAATATTTAATTTTTAATCTGAGTGAATTTCACCCAATTCAGTTGGTTAATTCCCAGTAGATTAATCTTTTGATTAAGATGATTTATTAATCTGTCAAATAATAACATCAATTGGATTTAATCATCAGCAATTGGATTAATATCAATTTGACCTTATCCTGCCCAGGATCTCTTCTGGCAGGTGCATTTCACCACCGATCTTTGGTGCCAACTCCACATCTACCCCGGGGAGGATCCTTTGAACCTCGTAGAATATCTGTCCCAGGTTCATCTCCACCACAATTGCTCGTTGAGCTCCCTCAACAGCTTTCTGAATCATTTTATCAGGGAATGGCCAGACAACATCCATTTTAATAAATCCCGCTTTTAAACCCTGTTCTCTGGCTGTTCTGACTGCTTTAAGAGCAGATCTTGAGGGTGCACCATATGAGATCACAATTACCTCTGCATCATCCACGTTTTCAGTTTGTATTCGTGCTATGTCCTCGGTGTGATGCAATATCTTATCACATAAACGTTTAACCAGTTTAGCGTGTGTCTCTGGATTTGAAGCATCAGGGTATCCTCTTTCATCATGGGTGAGTCCAGTTATGTGCATTTTGTATCCATCACCAAATGCAGGCATGGGACTGGTTCCATCAGGCTCTGCATGGTATGGTAAGAAGTTTCCTGGTTCCTGGGTGGGCATCTGCCTGGAGTGAATGTTAACTTTTTCCGGGATATTTATCTTCTCCCTCATATGGCCCACGATCTCATCACTCATAACCATCACCGGGACCCGGTACTTTTCTGCCAGGTTGAATGCTTCCACTGTAAAATCAAAACATTCCTGTACTGATGAGGGTGATAAGGCTATGACTTCGTAGTCTCCGTGAGATCCCCAGCGAGCCTGCATCATATCACTCTGACTGGCCATGGTGGGCTGTCCTGTGGATGGAGATCCCCGCTGCATGTTCACTATCACCAGGGGAGTCTCGGTCATTACCGCGTATCCAATGTGTTCCTGCATCAGGGAGAATCCTGGTCCTGATGTGGCAGTCATGGCCTTCATACCAGACCACACTGCCCCGATAACTGCACCCAGAGCGGATATTTCATCCTCCATCTGGACGAATGTTCCCCCCTCACGGGGTAGGAATACTGCCATGTCTTCAGCAATCTCGGTGGAGGGAGTTATGGGATAGCCGGCGAAAAAACGACAACCAGCTTTAATTCCACCCCTGGCACAGGCTTCGTTACCCTGTATAAAATAATCCTCAGTTTTCATCCTTCTCATCCACTTTTTCATCTACTCTTATTGCCTGATCAGGACACATCATAGCACATAATTGGCATTGAGTGCATTTGTCCTCATTTTCAGGTACTGGAACCTGCACACCCTTCTTATTAAGGAGTCCGGATTCCCGGTAAACCTTACGGGGACAGAACTCGGTGCAGATGTTGCAACCTTTACAAAGATTCTCATTAACGGTTATCATGAAATCTACCATTTTTTTATAAAATATTGGCTGTGATATTTTAAATAATTGTTGATGATTACATCCTTCACTGGGGCCACCAAAATCCCATACAAAGGACCTGCTTAAGTTTAATGTCTCTACTAATATGTATGAAGCTCTCACAGTTTTTTAATCAACTTCCTCCACATACATCAGGGGATACTGAAGCTCTTCAATGTAGTGCATGCGCACCACCACCTTCACTTCCTGGTACTGGGATGAAACTCTCACATCTAACATATCTCCGGTGAGGGAAAGATAATCATATTCATTCTCGGCATTTTCAAGCGTTTCACGGTCAATTCGTACCTTAACACTACTGATGCATGGTTGTAATGTTAGGGATTGTTCCATGGCTTTTTCCAGAGAAGGAGCACTACCCATACTTACGGGTGTTCCTACAAACTGATGAAACAGCGCCCCCATGGTAATGGCCCCCTCAAATATGGCCCGTTCACGTGTAGTGATATTCTGAAAATATTTTTCGTCACTCATCTTAACACCTGATTTAAATTCAATTTACTGCACATTGTATTAGGCGGACCATGGCTAATTAATTAGCCCTTAATCACTACCCCTTTGAATCCCTGAAAATAATACCCTAATTGCACCAGATGAATGGATAGTTAATGATTATTAACGAATTAATATGATATTTACTAAGCTATTTAAGATGTTAAATCAGCTGAAATTTGATTTTAAAAACCCAACCCTAAGAAATCACTGACTCGGGATATGTTTGACTCCAGTGTATCGGGAGGGGTGGGGAAAAAATAACCAAGCACCAGGAAGAAGGTCAAAGCTATTGTCACCAGGAAAATTATGACCCTGTCCTCTTTAACCGGGTATAAATAGCTTAAAATAGTACCCCCAATCATAAAAGCCAGGATTATAATAATTGCATAGTGTTGCTGTTGATTGGGTACTCTGGAAGTTTTGATGGGATATATGTTCCCCTGTTTAGCCTTGATCATCAACCTTTCCTTGGTTGATCCCAGAGGGTAACAGGTTATGAGAAATAGCACGTTACCCTGTTCAACGGATAACCGGTAATCTGCTGGTACAATGGTGCTGTTTTCAATGGTGTATTCAACGTAACCTATTCCAGGCCATTCAAGGGTTACGTTATCACCTGGTTGCAGCTGATCCAGTTTGAGGAAGGGAGATCCGTGTAGTGTGCGATGTCCGAATAGAACCACAGTGCCACTGCCGGGTTTGGCAGATTGAGGTTCATGATAGATCCCATAATCCACTGATTTGTTGTTTATGGTTTCATCAACCCCTATTTTGGGAATTATAACGTAAGGAGTGTCTCCAGGTTCCTGGCTAATGGTCTGGGTGGCAGAATAGTAATTAACTTCCACCAGCGCGTAGATGGAAATGATGACCATCCCAGCTATAATAAAAAAAGTAGATATTTTCATGTGAATTCACTGATTAATAACGAATCTTTAATGAGTTGTGATGGTAAGGTTCTGTGCATGTAATCTTGCTTGGTAAGATCAGAGATTTATAGGTTACTGATAGTGTTATGGGTTATATATGGGGTTACGGAAACAGATGATCATCGGAAGAACTTAGCGTATGTTACACCGCCGGCTATTATGATTGCTCCAACCACCAATAAACCGAATGGAACACCGGTTTCTGATGTAGGTACAGAAGCATTTGTGGTAGCTGCGGCAGTAGTGGGTATGGAAGATGCTGCTGCTGAAGAACTTCCTTTAGATGTTGAACTGGAAGATGTTTCCGGCCACTGATAAGTGTAGGAGTAATGTTTACTTTGGCCAGGGTATAATAAGACATCCCAGGCAGCCGTATTAGCCCATGGTACCTCTTTATCAGTGTAGGTTACTTGAGGATTACTGTAGGTGAGTTTGGAGTCAATTGGGACGATTGGTGCCCTTACTACCCCTGATACTTTTGGACGTGTTGTGTCCGTATTTTTTATCCAGAAACAAAAATGACCCTTCCATGATACAAGGTCTAAACTTGGATTCAAATACTCAATTTCATTGGGAATAAACCACGATGCCTGTAAACCTGGTTCATTTAGCAGTGGCCAAAAGGTGTTGTTGACTCCAGGTTGTCTTATATATGAATTTGGATTAATTGCACCAAAGTTAGTGGCACT comes from the Methanobacterium sp. genome and includes:
- the sucC gene encoding ADP-forming succinate--CoA ligase subunit beta; amino-acid sequence: MKIHEYQAKEIFRAGGIPTPQSIMVETPEEAQKAAETIDKSVAIKSQVLIGGRGKAGGIKFAENPLFAYQLTKELLGTDIRGETVQKVLVEEMLDIQNEFYLSVAVDRSARQPLIMASQAGGVDIEEVARKAPEKIFKYHLDPLDEFMPYQAREIARKMGLTNDLISPVGGIIWKLYQIFQRYDANIAEINPLVLTRKGIIAADAKLDIDDDSLYRHRDLAQLKTEPSDEFAYVKLDGDIAVIGNGAGLTLTGMDMIKLYGGKPATFLDIGGGASQENIARALNLVISNPQVKVVFLNVLGGITRADDVANGVITVLGKSEREVPLVIRLTGTNEEEGQRILTAAGVSYETSMEAAARKAVEICNDLD
- a CDS encoding 2-oxoacid:ferredoxin oxidoreductase subunit gamma codes for the protein MRKEIRIAGFGGQGVILAGIVIGKAAALYDGLHAVQTQSYGPEARGGASRTELVISDEEIDYPKVHHPDIFVAMSHEALIAYLDGLKQGGILIIDPDMVMEDKIRSFVEEHDIKVYHAPATRTADEKVGLRIVANIVMIGAITGFTKVISEESARKAIAASVPPGTEEKNLSAFEAGMELSTQEV
- a CDS encoding 2-oxoacid:ferredoxin oxidoreductase subunit beta, which encodes MDKNRENRFMKYLRKDRLPHIFCAGCGNGIIMNTFFNGMEMAEVDFEDVIMVSGIGCSSRIPGYVKCDSLHTTHGRPISFATGIKLANPENQVVVFTGDGDAAAIGGNHLIHGARRNINLTVICINNSIYGMTGGQISPTSPKGSYGSTAPYGAIERPFNLSRMVKAAGATYVARWTTAQPVQLSNAIKKGLQNNGFSFIEVISQCPTYFGRKNKMRTPVEMMKWMKEESIVKKRADKLSEEELEGKIIVGEFQNKEEAEFSDKICQLLEAKCTTGKPSASRSAYQGD
- a CDS encoding 2-oxoacid:acceptor oxidoreductase subunit alpha yields the protein MKTEDYFIQGNEACARGGIKAGCRFFAGYPITPSTEIAEDMAVFLPREGGTFVQMEDEISALGAVIGAVWSGMKAMTATSGPGFSLMQEHIGYAVMTETPLVIVNMQRGSPSTGQPTMASQSDMMQARWGSHGDYEVIALSPSSVQECFDFTVEAFNLAEKYRVPVMVMSDEIVGHMREKINIPEKVNIHSRQMPTQEPGNFLPYHAEPDGTSPMPAFGDGYKMHITGLTHDERGYPDASNPETHAKLVKRLCDKILHHTEDIARIQTENVDDAEVIVISYGAPSRSALKAVRTAREQGLKAGFIKMDVVWPFPDKMIQKAVEGAQRAIVVEMNLGQIFYEVQRILPGVDVELAPKIGGEMHLPEEILGRIRSN
- a CDS encoding ferredoxin family protein, with product MITVNENLCKGCNICTEFCPRKVYRESGLLNKKGVQVPVPENEDKCTQCQLCAMMCPDQAIRVDEKVDEKDEN
- a CDS encoding dihydroneopterin aldolase family protein yields the protein MSDEKYFQNITTRERAIFEGAITMGALFHQFVGTPVSMGSAPSLEKAMEQSLTLQPCISSVKVRIDRETLENAENEYDYLSLTGDMLDVRVSSQYQEVKVVVRMHYIEELQYPLMYVEEVD
- a CDS encoding class E sortase translates to MKISTFFIIAGMVIISIYALVEVNYYSATQTISQEPGDTPYVIIPKIGVDETINNKSVDYGIYHEPQSAKPGSGTVVLFGHRTLHGSPFLKLDQLQPGDNVTLEWPGIGYVEYTIENSTIVPADYRLSVEQGNVLFLITCYPLGSTKERLMIKAKQGNIYPIKTSRVPNQQQHYAIIIILAFMIGGTILSYLYPVKEDRVIIFLVTIALTFFLVLGYFFPTPPDTLESNISRVSDFLGLGF